Genomic window (Vigna radiata var. radiata cultivar VC1973A chromosome 1, Vradiata_ver6, whole genome shotgun sequence):
CAAAAAGCCAGAGAACTACAGATGGTTTCCTGAGAATGTACcacaaaagaataaattattgCTTAGTTGATATTCGAGAAAATCTGCACAAACCAAATGGACATTCTAAATTACCATACGTATCCTTTAGGGGAAACAGAGAACACGTGTAAAACTGTAACAGCAATAAAAAGGAAACAGGAATCTAAAATAACaggatataaaatatttatttcatagaAAAAAGTGATTTGTATGTCGATAGTACAAAGCAAACATTACTGCTAttaaaagagaaggagaaaaagattacttaaaaccaaaaacaaGGGGAGGGGGAAGAATAGCTTAAGAGATAGGGGTCAATCATTTTCAGAAACAGGACTTTTGATGTACAAAAACCTTTGAAGTGTTTTTAAGCACCCCACTTGCACTCTTTACTACATCATAGTGTAATGCTTGGGAGTAAAAAACTAAACACTTAACTTACAAACCAATTTCTTGATTTCGCCAAATGTTAGGCAGGGTGAGAAAGTATAATGCCTTAGAAGGGGCTCCTTCCTCTGGGATCAAAACAAGATATGACAGGAAAGAAAAAGGACTGCGCTTTATATTTCCCATCAAGTTTCTGGAATAGTTTTTGaatgtcatttttctttaaaaattaaaaattgtaaacatGGATCACACTAGTAACATAAGTCTAATTTGAAGATTAAATTCACTGGTGGGATATATAGAAGTTacaattttcattaattgtcTACATCTTCCCCAAGAAATGACAATTAACTTGTGCCTGTTAACCCGGGCGAGCAAccattttaaaatctttcagAGTTACActcttttaatgttattatcttaaaatttctATACGTTGAAAAAATGATGAAGCTACACGGGAAATAAACATACTTGTAACAACAGTCATCTAGAATCCGCCGCAGTTTATTAGATGTGGTGTAATGATGGCCGACCTCTACTACATCTTTTAGAAGTTCAGGACTGAAGGGATATATCTGGAGACCATGCAAGATGGATTCCCAAACTTTCATCAAACTTGATTCTCTCTGATGTCTTTGAAGAATCTTTATATGATagttaaacaaaaattcaagCTGATAACCTTGACTTCTTCTTTCTGCAGGTTGCAAGCATTAGATAAACATCATAAGTACCATTCATGAAGCAGCAAAGACAAGTGAAATACAAACTGCTTCTACAGGACACTATACCAGAGAATTTTAGTACATGGCATTGCACTTCCTGTGCGTTTAGGCCAAcggaaatattatttattaaataacatttttcaattgCGAACGTGTTAAATTCTTTTGCAGTGAAGATACAAAAAAAAACGTCTATTAATGTATCTATAGGTCAAACTGAAATAACAACGTTTAGGAGGAATAGGCATGCAACAGAGAGCATCAAGATATAGCAAATATCAATTCCATGCAATCCTACCACCAAAAGTGAGCAACCTTAATATCAACCTAAATATCAATTATAGTTTCCATTAGTTGCCAACAAATGACAAAGACCGGACGGGGaaaattagataatattaagaaaaattaagattgTCTACTTGAACTTTAAAATAGATAACACTTGTCTTAAATGTCTCGTGTTTTCTAAAAAGATCCATTACTAAAGGAGGCATAACCTGGAAGCACCATTGAAAAAGCTTGATTCAAAACTTCAATACCCGCATCCCATCCAGTGGTCAGCTCCTCAAACAGTGCAGCAGAACATATTAGAGCTACAGACTGGTCATTAATTATGCCACGAACCCAAGATGACCATActgttcttaatttttctttaaatcctTGATGTGCTCTAAGCAGTTGCACACCTGATGCTTGACTTTTAAAGGGACTGTATTTTGTACCGCTTCCTAAACATGATAATATATGTATTGCACGACATGAAGATTCACTACCATCGGCAGTGTTATTTGCAACCTCCACCTCAGCATACCAGAAATATAGAAGAGGAGAATTGGACTGTAGTTCCTACTCCATTAAAGTGAAATGCAATCATCAAAAAGATCCAAAACACAGGCAGAATTGTgacataaaaaatgtattaaagctatttaattaaaaaacaaagagaCTGCTAGTTTGTGccttttttaaagtttaattataagagttgctttaaaaaatgtatataaatcaTGTTAcgtaagattttaaaaagatcaAAAACTTGTTTTAATGCTTTTCTCAAAAGCTAAAAGTAGTTTATTCttacaaaacaacaacaaaaactgtATCATATgatccatttttttttgtgtgtaaaattaaacaaatgaaCACAAAATCTTAGAGACTATAAACACATGCAAGTACAAATAAGAATGCTAGTGCTACAATTTTGTATGCACAAATGGACGTGACTGTACATATATGCATAGCATGCTAACTATTTCACCTCTATGAGAAGGTTAGCATCCTCCATATCTTTAATTGGATAATGTACCCACTCTTGTTTTAGTTCAAACTTCAAAGGTGGGGAAAAACTAGTAAATCATTATTATGCTGTTACAATAGATGAATGAAACCATTAAGCATAAGTATTTGAAGTTCACGCTAAAGATAATTTAGACAGTTACAATCCAGGAACTTCAAGTATTTTCCCTCCCCTCCAAATTCCTCCAATATTGGAGAGGAGAAAAAAAGGGGAGGGGTACTAAATCCCTAGTTTCCCATCCCTCCAACTTTTGAaccaaacaatttaattttagataaaacCTTGCCCTGCCTTGCTCTCTTTTCCCCTCCAACCAAACACAATGTAAAAGCAAACATCCACACTTCACGtatcttttttttccttaaaaagaCTTGTTAATATAGAGATAATATGAAAACGGGAAAAGAAGTCAGGAAATCCTacagaaaaaacagaaaacaatagACGGAACGAGATATCCGATAAATATCTGATAGATAAATCTTATTAAAAGGGTCATGTAGCCAAAGGGTAGCATGTGTTTCAAATtgccacaaaaaaaaaaaaaaaaaaaaaaaaaaaaaaaaaaaaacagctaGCAAAAAAGCTCTCTTCGAAAATAAAAAGTGACACTGAAGCAGTAAATATATGCATACCCCAGGAAGCGCCTCAACAGACAACAATGCCATGTCAAACACTTTCCTTGCATGATCAATGTTACCATAAGCAGCCTCTCTTCGTGCATAAACACCACATAGCAATACATCCTACAATGaccaaataaaaagaataaaataatctaagAAGCAAACATATCATGACAAAGAATAAGATTAATAGCATCACATGTAAATTTTAATCCGACAAAAATAGTTCTTCCGTCATTTCCTCATAAATGATAGAATAGCAGCAAGCTACCATTTAGTTCTAGTACCTAGATACCACACTTGTATTTTGTGCTCATGCACAAAAGTTGTATATATAGGcacctttttctcttctaaacaTTAAAACCAGGACAACGTCATTATATTCTCTCCATAAATACTTATTACGGGTCTCCAACAAGAATATGATTATCTCTTATCCTATAAAGATTTATATCCCAAAActactataaaatattatataaagtaaaatcatCGCGACAAACTACAATTATTCCATTTGGCCCTCTCTTTTCACTTCATGAGACCTTCTCCTCAATTTAAACCATCAGAACAGAAACAAATCATATATtgttttcaattcaaatttcagaaaTGTCAGTTAAGCACTTGCgaagaaaattttgagaaatattgagagatataataaaagaaaataccaATTTAGTTATATCACAACATTTCATTAGTTATAGTTgctaaaaacacatttatttctcttataaaaaaGGAGCAAGAGAGAGAGCAAAGAAAATCAATACCTGGCGATCATTTTTTAGAAGAGATTTTGCTAAAGATCGACACGGTGTAACCATACTGTTAGAAGAATTCATTTTTGTAACATATAGCTCTTCAGAAATAAGAACAGCTTCTTCCAACATGTAATTACGTGGAAAAACAGTTAAACAAAGTAAAACAGCATTCCGTATAAATTTCATGATATCAGCATTCCTTGAGAAACTGTTTGATAGGAATTCAATACTAAAGCCAGTGGGAGTGTTCTGTGTTTTAGTCAAAACTTCATGGATGCGTTTCAACTTCTCTAACATAGAATCTGGCAGATTCTCCAAACTACGGACACTGCATGCCATTGTTGGGCTGTTGGAGCAAAACctacaaaagaaagaagatacAAAAGCAAGGGCATCAACTAAAATAACATGAATAAGTATAAGCCATAAATCACATCGGAAGGATTAAACAACTAAAAGCATTTGTGACTCTAGCAACACACTTTTGTGTTAACCAACTATTTTGAACTTTTGTCCGCATGGCACATGCACTCCAAGCCAATTAATATACTAGAACACATACTAATCCATCCTAGCTTTTAAAAACTGGTTCCTACCATCAACTAGGGTGCACAAAAGGTATCTACATTAGAAAACTCACATTTGAGACATCTTCCCACCATAGAAGTCAATGAATTGGGACAACAAAGATAGACGAGCCTCTGTTGTTCGTAGGGAGAATAGGTATTCATTCACATCTTCATACAACACAACTCTCAAGAGTTGATCATCCTCATCTGTTTTCTGCGCCCCACTAGAGGTTGTATCTGTTCATGGTTAAGTAGCACACATGTATAAACAGCTTGTTTGAAATCAAATTAGATTGTCTTTCAAAGCGATAAAGCAAAATCCATCAAAAGCCGTAGACAGACAAAAAGTACGTCTAGAGAGAAGTATAATAGTTAATGCAACAACAGATGGTCCTACCTGATTTCCTACGAACAGGCATCCACTGATCACAATCTCTAGAAGACTCTTCTTTTGACCATTTGATCCAAGTGGCAGTGTCATTAACTTCACCACCATCCCCATCATTGATATCAATACCCAGCATCTTCAGCAAATTCTCAGTATCAACTTCTGTCTCAACTTCATTATATTCCTCTTCATCTTGAGCATCCTCCATAACCACATCATTGTTGTCTTCATTTTCAACTATAGTAACATCCTCGTTATCCTTGGACCTAGGTTCTGACCAACCAGTCCAACCACCCCCATCGCTTTCACGTACGAGCTCCTCGTTTATAACTTTTTGCCTTGTTTCCTCCTCTTTCTCCAACCATGTGGACCAACCGAGAGCCCCTTCTTCCCCAACTCTAGCACCACCACTGTTCCAAAAATCCTTAAACAGTCTGTGTTTACGCTGCTCAGTGAGCAGTAAAGGAGGACAAAACAAACTAAACTCTATTTCAGCCTGAAATAAAGCAGTGGCCAATTCTCTATAACCCGCCTGCCACTCAAATCTGCAAAGACTAAGAAATATATCCACAAGACCAAGTTCTAATTCAACAATTGCAGGATCTGATGAAGAAGGATCAGCACCTTGAAGGACCTGCTGAAAACAAATTCTGCTTCCTTTTAGAACAATTTCAGGAGCTCacaagaaattaaattgaaaagtgAAAACAGTCACTCAAATTATGTCAAGTTGTTTAGTTCAAACATATTAACTACGTGACCTATGATGTATAAAGAAACTAGTTTACACacattcaaaatgaaataaaaaatggaaggatttttcaatttattttgttcatacAGCACATAAAATGATTGTGCATAAGTTTTATTATCAGACCATTAATTCCCTTGCCTTCAAATTCCAACCACTTTAAGAGGGAAGTAAAAAGTCAAAGAAAAGTAGCTTCTTGGTGAACAGGATCCCTCCCTCAGTTTTCAGTGCAACTAAATATGGAATCAGATTATTCACTAAACCGAAAATAACATCACATGTGCGAACAAgaaaatacattatataaaCAGAAAAGATTCACTTTTGTGGACAAACAAAAAAAGAGGATAAAGCATAAATGTTGAGAACCTGCCTAGAGTGCTTGCTGCATGAAGCAGATAGAGCTTCAATTGCATGAACGTACATCTTCCTGACCTCTGAAACCTTGAATCTGGAGAAATTTCTCTGAACTGTGAGCAAGAATTCTCCCCATAACTTACAACTACCATAGTGTTGCAAAAGTATCTTTTCCCATCTTGCAATTAGCACATCCGAGCTGTCTCTCATTTGATAAGCTTTCAAAAGGCAAAGCAATATCTCTTCATTGTCTGGATTAAGCTCAACTGCCTTCTCCAGAATGCTAATCTTCTTCTCAAGAGTTTGCAATCGAGCAGCTTTCTGCCGTTGCATCCCTGCAACCTTATCTTGGAACTCTGCAAAAGCTAACCAAACTTTTCCATCATGGGGGTGCTCCCTTGTTAGTTTGTTGAACTCCCTAGTTTTGTTTAACATTTCATCTTCCCAAGATTCTTCAAGAGGTATCAAAGTTTTGGAGACAGAGTCACTGTCAACAGCTCCAAGAGATGACCCAGCATCTGATTCAGATAAAGGTATAAACTCATCTTGCATAGTGAGAGGAGACAATTTTGAAGTAACAAGATGAATACGCTTAAAGCTCTTATGTCTCTCCAAAGCCATATACTTTCCAGACCAGTAACGACCAGCAGACTTCATTTTAGCATCTAGTGCATCAACATCACCATCTCTATCCAATAGTGAACCGCTCCTATTCCACCAATACAAACCTCGAGTATGTAGGCCAGACAGTTTCAAGGGATTGTAAGGTTTGTATCGGGCAACATCCATTCTGCATAGTATTTACAAAGAATTGTCATTCATCGctaatgaaacaaaaaataataaccatGAACCCACAATCAGTTTGTAAAGCCAGTGAAGCAGGGAGAACCTGTGATCAAGATGTCAAAAGTTTAACAAGAACTAAACTACCTTTTTGTGCCACATCACTTAACTCCCTAAATTTCTGAAGTTTAAGAACAACGACGACAGTAATTGCCTACCCGTTTCTTCCTCTACTTcaagtaattttctttaatttttaggCCATAACAACTCAACCTCTACCCAAACTTCCTCTTTAGTCCCCGTTGAGACACTGGAAAAACTCACTAAATATAACGAAACATCAAATCTTCACAaatgcatataaataaatacaggCCAAGCAATAACTGAGAAGCCATTAGTGTCCAACAACAACTAAATCATTAAATTCAATCCCATTTCAAAATATTCCATCTAAAATACCTATAGATGCATCCAAACGCCAGATTATCGCGATCTCCGTGAGAATCAAAGTAATAATCCTTGGTAACGTTGCTCTCTGAATCCGCCCAAACTCGAACACGCGACTTCCGCGAACCGAAAGCGTCCAACCCGCCTCTCTCCGCAGATGAATCACGCCTCcgcttctttttcttcttctttttcctcctctCTCTATCCCTTCCGCCACCGTCGGATTCAGAAGATTCGAGAATCTCGTACCGAGAAGGAAGAGGATGCACCTCGGCGCGATTTTCGTCGTCCTCGTCATTTTGTGGCGGCGATAGCGTCGCTTCGCGATTGATTTGTGACGCAACGGCATCGTTTATGACGGAGATGTCGGTGGTGAAGCTAGAGTTGCAGAGCCATTGAGGATTCGAAgaagtggtggtggtggtttgGAGAGACGAGGAGGCTGGGAACAGAGGGAATAACGAAGGCTTTTGTTCGTCTGAGGACGGCGCCGCCACCGCCGGCGACGGCGGGTTTTGCtccattttgaattttttaacgGCGGATATATGTGAAGAAATGATACTGTCCGAAACGTGATAGAAAGTAAAGCAGTGTAGCGCGAGTGTTCGACTAGAAATGGGCTAATGGGTCAGAGTcaattttgaattgaatatcAGAATTTGTTTTACTGCACctctatattttcttaattacaCTTGCAGTTACTGAAATAATAATCACAGACAGAGCTTCCTCTTGCATCTCCATACACtccatataattaaaattctgatttattgtttatgtaatctgaatttaaaaaacaaattggtttataaaattaaaaagaataattttctgaTTATGCAATTTGAAAGTTAAATCACTACCTAATTATACAATCTATAAgctattttttttaaccttttttactcttgaaactatttttttacttttcgaTTACATAATTCGGAAATTACTTTTAGATTTTGGATTCtacaaaatcaaaaaataacttatagaTTATGCAGTCAAAAATAATTGTACAATTTAAAAGTACATAATCCAAAAAGAGCATAATGagaagtattttttatataggtGGAAGAAAGAAACAATATATAAGTGCAGAAAGAAACTACTTCTTGTACCTCCACAACTTTCTTCCTAACTCCcacaaattttttttcctatttttcctttttttataagGTTGTACAATTTATaagttatcttttaaaaaaaaaaaacatacttcttgtaacatcccaaaaatacgCCTAAGACATATCAAGTGGATGCAACatgttataataatgtaaagTAGTTAGGAGTGGAAATTCAGATGAAATGTATATAcagtacagtcatccaaaatacaaGAGAAGAAATAAAGCTCTACTTATAgcatagagtctttcaaaagaagaaaagagtaaaggaattaaactatacaaataaaactaacaacCTAGACTACTCAGCTGCAGTGTCAGGGACTTCAGCCGTATCAGCTATGTCTAAAACCTGCTCCAGAGGGGCCTCTGAAATATCctgctcacatccaaatttggatgatcattgcaaaagaaaacaaacacagacaaaacaaacagcaaacaagcaagggtaagctagaattcaaaagaatacaagtccaatacaatttaaacaaagtaaaagaggCATACAAGTAATCGCAATCACAGAAATACAGTTTTAATAAGTTATGAGTTATAGTTTTATTAGATAGTGTTAgacttagactcgtccggatccggaatgaatatcgagctatggcgggtcatgcacttgtggtggcctctactgctttgcaaagtcattgccaatgggtttcaccctaccacacacaaggttagtctgttatcactcaccttagcccatataaaatggagacaaccaagactaggaccccctactactcttcaccacatgaactaatcttctctaagtgagattgaatagtcattagagctttaagggcaacccccaagactgagctacctatattcattccagaaCTTAACTTGAATCACTCAttcttggcccatataaaatggagacacccaagattGAGCTTTCTATATTTATTCTCAACATTAACAaggatctcacctagagatcttgaTACTTAACTCACATTACATTTCACACTAACTTTACTTACTTTAATTCTTAATGTTATACATGAAGTTAGGAGATCAATTTGGTTTCGTTACATTATCAANCATAGATCAatccaataatattaatagaagtCATACAAGAGGAACCATAACAAATACATGAATCATCAcacaaggaagaagaggaaacaagaattacatattttcagaaaaacatcacttattaatacaaatatctttGTAATCTTAAATTACCAATATTTAGGTAATTCAAATAGCTTGGAAACCCACACCAttggctccggaagggtcaaaaacccccagaacgacctagagaacgtccaaaacggacgtccggaacCCCCCGAACTGTCAAAAACAAACATGACAGCAGAAAGTGGCGCCCAAGCGCCCGTTAGGGGCGCCCGAGCGTGAGTTCTACAGATTTTATGCAGATTTTGCAGAACTCACACCCCCCAAATCTGTTTTAGACCATTTGGTGAACTTTGAACACTCCTAACTCGATCTATAGGCTAAATATAACTTGTTTGAAGCTTTCCCCATGATCCTAACACAAATTTCTAGTTACTATGCAGAGATTTTGAATCAAAAACTCAACTTAATTCTCTTAGAGACTCAATTTGAATTATACTACTTA
Coding sequences:
- the LOC106772722 gene encoding protein NRDE2 homolog isoform X2 translates to MEQNPPSPAVAAPSSDEQKPSLFPLFPASSSLQTTTTTSSNPQWLCNSSFTTDISVINDAVASQINREATLSPPQNDEDDENRAEVHPLPSRYEILESSESDGGGRDRERRKKKKKKKRRRDSSAERGGLDAFGSRKSRVRVWADSESNVTKDYYFDSHGDRDNLAFGCIYRMDVARYKPYNPLKLSGLHTRGLYWWNRSGSLLDRDGDVDALDAKMKSAGRYWSGKYMALERHKSFKRIHLVTSKLSPLTMQDEFIPLSESDAGSSLGAVDSDSVSKTLIPLEESWEDEMLNKTREFNKLTREHPHDGKVWLAFAEFQDKVAGMQRQKAARLQTLEKKISILEKAVELNPDNEEILLCLLKAYQMRDSSDVLIARWEKILLQHYGSCKLWGEFLLTVQRNFSRFKVSEVRKMYVHAIEALSASCSKHSRQVLQGADPSSSDPAIVELELGLVDIFLSLCRFEWQAGYRELATALFQAEIEFSLFCPPLLLTEQRKHRLFKDFWNSGGARVGEEGALGWSTWLEKEEETRQKVINEELVRESDGGGWTGWSEPRSKDNEDVTIVENEDNNDVVMEDAQDEEEYNEVETEVDTENLLKMLGIDINDGDGGEVNDTATWIKWSKEESSRDCDQWMPVRRKSDTTSSGAQKTDEDDQLLRVVLYEDVNEYLFSLRTTEARLSLLSQFIDFYGGKMSQMFCSNSPTMACSVRSLENLPDSMLEKLKRIHEVLTKTQNTPTGFSIEFLSNSFSRNADIMKFIRNAVLLCLTVFPRNYMLEEAVLISEELYVTKMNSSNSMVTPCRSLAKSLLKNDRQDVLLCGVYARREAAYGNIDHARKVFDMALLSVEALPGELQSNSPLLYFWYAEVEVANNTADGSESSCRAIHILSCLGSGTKYSPFKSQASGVQLLRAHQGFKEKLRTVWSSWVRGIINDQSVALICSAALFEELTTGWDAGIEVLNQAFSMVLPERRSQGYQLEFLFNYHIKILQRHQRESSLMKVWESILHGLQIYPFSPELLKDVVEVGHHYTTSNKLRRILDDCCYKKPSVVLWLFALSFEMFRGGSQHRIRGLFEKALSNDGLSSSVVLWRCYIMFEMEIANDPSAARRAFFRAIHSCPWSKRLWLDGFLKLNSVLTAKELSDLQEVMRDKELNLRTDIYEILLQES
- the LOC106772722 gene encoding protein NRDE2 homolog isoform X3; its protein translation is MEQNPPSPAVAAPSSDEQKPSLFPLFPASSSLQTTTTTSSNPQWLCNSSFTTDISVINDAVASQINREATLSPPQNDEDDENRAEVHPLPSRYEILESSESDGGGRDRERRKKKKKKKRRRDSSAERGGLDAFGSRKSRVRVWADSESNVTKDYYFDSHGDRDNLAFGCIYRMDVARYKPYNPLKLSGLHTRGLYWWNRSGSLLDRDGDVDALDAKMKSAGRYWSGKYMALERHKSFKRIHLVTSKLSPLTMQDEFIPLSESDAGSSLGAVDSDSVSKTLIPLEESWEDEMLNKTREFNKLTREHPHDGKVWLAFAEFQDKVAGMQRQKAARLQTLEKKISILEKAVELNPDNEEILLCLLKAYQMRDSSDVLIARWEKILLQHYGSCKLWGEFLLTVQRNFSRFKVSEVRKMYVHAIEALSASCSKHSRQQVLQGADPSSSDPAIVELELGLVDIFLSLCRFEWQAGYRELATALFQAEIEFSLFCPPLLLTEQRKHRLFKDFWNSGGARVGEEGALGWSTWLEKEEETRQKVINEELVRESDGGGWTGWSEPRSKDNEDVTIVENEDNNDVVMEDAQDEEEYNEVETEVDTENLLKMLGIDINDGDGGEVNDTATWIKWSKEESSRDCDQWMPVRRKSDTTSSGAQKTDEDDQLLRVVLYEDVNEYLFSLRTTEARLSLLSQFIDFYGGKMSQMFCSNSPTMACSVRSLENLPDSMLEKLKRIHEVLTKTQNTPTGFSIEFLSNSFSRNADIMKFIRNAVLLCLTVFPRNYMLEEAVLISEELYVTKMNSSNSMVTPCRSLAKSLLKNDRQDVLLCGVYARREAAYGNIDHARKVFDMALLSVEALPGELQSNSPLLYFWYAEVEVANNTADGSESSCRAIHILSCLGSGTKYSPFKSQASGVQLLRAHQGFKEKLRTVWSSWVRGIINDQSVALICSAALFEELTTGWDAGIEVLNQAFSMVLPERRSQGYQLEFLFNYHIKILQRHQRESSLMKVWESILHGLQIYPFSPELLKDVVEETICSSLAFCVVIRNV
- the LOC106772722 gene encoding protein NRDE2 homolog isoform X1, with translation MEQNPPSPAVAAPSSDEQKPSLFPLFPASSSLQTTTTTSSNPQWLCNSSFTTDISVINDAVASQINREATLSPPQNDEDDENRAEVHPLPSRYEILESSESDGGGRDRERRKKKKKKKRRRDSSAERGGLDAFGSRKSRVRVWADSESNVTKDYYFDSHGDRDNLAFGCIYRMDVARYKPYNPLKLSGLHTRGLYWWNRSGSLLDRDGDVDALDAKMKSAGRYWSGKYMALERHKSFKRIHLVTSKLSPLTMQDEFIPLSESDAGSSLGAVDSDSVSKTLIPLEESWEDEMLNKTREFNKLTREHPHDGKVWLAFAEFQDKVAGMQRQKAARLQTLEKKISILEKAVELNPDNEEILLCLLKAYQMRDSSDVLIARWEKILLQHYGSCKLWGEFLLTVQRNFSRFKVSEVRKMYVHAIEALSASCSKHSRQQVLQGADPSSSDPAIVELELGLVDIFLSLCRFEWQAGYRELATALFQAEIEFSLFCPPLLLTEQRKHRLFKDFWNSGGARVGEEGALGWSTWLEKEEETRQKVINEELVRESDGGGWTGWSEPRSKDNEDVTIVENEDNNDVVMEDAQDEEEYNEVETEVDTENLLKMLGIDINDGDGGEVNDTATWIKWSKEESSRDCDQWMPVRRKSDTTSSGAQKTDEDDQLLRVVLYEDVNEYLFSLRTTEARLSLLSQFIDFYGGKMSQMFCSNSPTMACSVRSLENLPDSMLEKLKRIHEVLTKTQNTPTGFSIEFLSNSFSRNADIMKFIRNAVLLCLTVFPRNYMLEEAVLISEELYVTKMNSSNSMVTPCRSLAKSLLKNDRQDVLLCGVYARREAAYGNIDHARKVFDMALLSVEALPGELQSNSPLLYFWYAEVEVANNTADGSESSCRAIHILSCLGSGTKYSPFKSQASGVQLLRAHQGFKEKLRTVWSSWVRGIINDQSVALICSAALFEELTTGWDAGIEVLNQAFSMVLPERRSQGYQLEFLFNYHIKILQRHQRESSLMKVWESILHGLQIYPFSPELLKDVVEVGHHYTTSNKLRRILDDCCYKKPSVVLWLFALSFEMFRGGSQHRIRGLFEKALSNDGLSSSVVLWRCYIMFEMEIANDPSAARRAFFRAIHSCPWSKRLWLDGFLKLNSVLTAKELSDLQEVMRDKELNLRTDIYEILLQES